From the genome of Halomonas sp. MCCC 1A13316, one region includes:
- the murG gene encoding undecaprenyldiphospho-muramoylpentapeptide beta-N-acetylglucosaminyltransferase produces the protein MAGGTGGHVIPALSLAHGLQAEALEVHWLGSPHGIENRLVPAAGLPLHRIAVAGLRGNGLAGWLKAPFNLTRAVWQAARIIRQLDPVLVVGLGGFASGPGGLAAWLLRRPLVIHEQNAVAGLTNRALARLARRVYAAFPQAFGRRGEVVGNPVRDDIAALGALPREAVAMRDRRLRLLVAGGSLGALALNQRLPEALAALPEASRPEVRHQAGRDKDVATREAYAAQGVEAQVSAFIDDMAAAYDWADLVVCRAGALTVAEVAAAAKPALFVPLPHAVDDHQTANARALVAAGAAQLMPQKQMTAAALAESLATLLEPYILATMARQARRCAHLDAVERLVAGCMETALER, from the coding sequence ATGGCGGGTGGCACCGGCGGACATGTCATTCCCGCGCTGTCGCTGGCGCACGGGCTGCAGGCCGAGGCGCTGGAAGTGCATTGGCTGGGCAGCCCGCACGGTATCGAGAATCGCCTGGTGCCGGCGGCCGGGCTGCCCCTGCATCGCATTGCCGTGGCCGGCCTGCGCGGTAACGGCCTGGCCGGCTGGCTCAAGGCACCGTTCAATCTGACCCGTGCCGTGTGGCAGGCGGCGCGCATCATCCGCCAGCTTGACCCGGTACTGGTGGTGGGGCTCGGCGGTTTCGCCAGCGGTCCCGGCGGGTTGGCGGCCTGGCTGCTGCGCCGTCCACTGGTGATTCATGAACAGAATGCCGTGGCGGGCTTGACCAATCGCGCCTTGGCGCGGCTGGCTCGGCGCGTCTATGCCGCCTTCCCGCAGGCGTTCGGCAGGCGGGGAGAAGTGGTGGGTAACCCGGTGCGGGACGATATCGCCGCCCTGGGCGCATTACCGCGAGAGGCTGTTGCGATGCGCGACAGGCGACTGAGATTGCTGGTGGCCGGGGGCTCGCTGGGGGCGCTGGCGCTCAACCAGCGCCTGCCCGAGGCATTGGCCGCGCTGCCCGAGGCGAGCCGCCCCGAGGTGCGCCACCAAGCCGGTCGCGACAAGGACGTGGCGACTCGCGAGGCCTACGCGGCACAGGGCGTCGAGGCCCAGGTGAGTGCTTTCATCGACGACATGGCGGCGGCCTACGACTGGGCCGACCTGGTGGTATGCCGAGCCGGGGCATTGACCGTGGCCGAGGTGGCCGCTGCGGCCAAGCCGGCCCTGTTCGTGCCCTTGCCTCACGCGGTGGACGACCATCAGACCGCCAATGCCCGCGCCTTGGTGGCGGCGGGTGCGGCACAGTTGATGCCGCAAAAACAAATGACCGCGGCGGCGCTGGCCGAGAGCCTGGCGACGCTGCTCGAACCTTACATTCTCGCCACCATGGCCCGACAGGCGCGCCGCTGTGCGCATCTCGATGCCGTCGAGCGTCTGGTGGCCGGTTGCATGGAGACAGCGCTTGAGCGATAG
- the ftsW gene encoding putative lipid II flippase FtsW — MARAKTSSTRRFVRLRRLRAALSTRDQPFDGWLLFAALALILIGWVMVTSASTEVAASLTGNPWYFSQRHGLFVIMALLAATATLRSPLAWWRANGPLLLLASIALLLLVLLVGREVNGSRRWLSIPLLPFNLQISELAKLCLIVYLAGYLERFLPEVRRSWGAFLRPLMVMGVIAVLLILEPDYGAVVVMTGCVMGMLLLAGAPWGRFVLILMAVGLLGFYVAIAEPYRLARLTSFSDPWADQFASGYQLTQALIAFGRGHWLGMGLGNSVQKLFYLPEAHTDFVFAVLAEELGLFGAVAVVGLFALLIWRALAVGRRAELAGLGFAAFVSYGIAMVIGAQAFINIAVSTGMLPTKGLTLPLLSYGGSSLLVSAAMVGLLLRVDIDTRQALRRAGPSAPRETAGRREARINAQGVMK; from the coding sequence ATGGCTAGAGCCAAGACGTCATCCACGCGCAGGTTCGTCCGCTTGCGTCGGCTGCGCGCGGCGCTTTCGACCCGAGATCAGCCGTTCGATGGCTGGCTGCTGTTTGCCGCGCTGGCACTGATCTTGATCGGCTGGGTCATGGTCACTTCGGCCTCCACCGAGGTGGCGGCAAGTCTCACCGGCAACCCCTGGTACTTCAGTCAGCGTCACGGCCTGTTCGTGATCATGGCGCTGTTGGCGGCAACCGCCACGTTGCGCTCGCCGTTGGCCTGGTGGCGAGCCAATGGGCCATTACTGCTTCTGGCCAGCATCGCACTGCTGTTGCTGGTACTGCTGGTCGGGCGCGAGGTCAACGGCAGCCGGCGCTGGCTATCGATTCCGCTGTTGCCTTTCAACTTGCAGATATCGGAATTGGCTAAGCTCTGCCTGATCGTTTATCTCGCCGGTTATCTGGAGCGCTTCCTGCCCGAAGTGCGCCGCAGTTGGGGCGCCTTCCTGCGTCCGCTGATGGTGATGGGCGTCATCGCCGTGCTGTTGATTCTCGAGCCCGATTACGGCGCCGTCGTCGTGATGACCGGCTGCGTGATGGGCATGCTGCTGCTGGCAGGGGCGCCGTGGGGGCGGTTCGTCCTGATTCTGATGGCGGTTGGCCTGCTTGGCTTCTACGTGGCGATCGCCGAGCCCTATCGGCTGGCGCGTCTGACCAGCTTCTCCGACCCTTGGGCCGACCAATTCGCCAGCGGTTATCAGTTGACCCAGGCTCTGATCGCCTTCGGGCGCGGTCACTGGCTGGGCATGGGGTTGGGCAATAGCGTGCAGAAGTTGTTCTATCTGCCTGAGGCGCATACCGACTTCGTTTTCGCCGTGTTGGCCGAAGAGCTCGGCCTGTTCGGTGCCGTCGCCGTGGTGGGCTTGTTCGCGCTGTTGATCTGGCGGGCATTGGCGGTCGGGCGGCGGGCCGAATTGGCAGGGCTGGGCTTTGCCGCTTTTGTCAGCTACGGCATCGCCATGGTGATCGGCGCCCAGGCCTTCATCAATATCGCCGTGAGTACCGGCATGTTACCGACCAAAGGGCTGACCCTGCCGCTGCTCAGCTACGGCGGTTCCAGCCTGCTGGTAAGTGCGGCCATGGTGGGCCTGTTGCTGCGTGTGGATATCGACACTCGCCAGGCGCTGCGGCGCGCCGGCCCGTCCGCCCCTCGTGAGACGGCGGGGCGACGCGAGGCCAGAATCAATGCACAGGGAGTGATGAAGTGA
- the murD gene encoding UDP-N-acetylmuramoyl-L-alanine--D-glutamate ligase: MPKVAKGETLVVGLGVSGRAICRHLAREGVPFMVADTREEPPGLDAFRDAHPGVGLHCGPLTALDMSEAEEIVVSPGVDPHTPGLAERQGHRRANGEPLVVGEIALFVRAAHAPIAAITGSNAKSTVTTLLGDMAEAADKRVAVGGNLGTPALDLLVEVPEAELYVLELSSFQLETTPCLGAETVAFLNLSEDHLDRHGDMAGYRAAKLGIFRGARHAVVNAEDRMTWPDAPLPAMERFTTQPPEAGEWGIAKRGGQDWLMHDGTALMATAELGLAGRHNQANALAALAMGHHLGFSLASMCQVLRQFKGLAHRSEVLADIDGVRWINDSKGTNVGATLAAIAGLGPAQPGRIVLLAGGVGKGADFAPLAGPMARYGREAILFGTDAPRLAAALEDSVAVTRVADLEAAMQRARKIAEPGDCVLLSPACASLDQFPNYLARGEAFRQWVQRLVEEGGHG; encoded by the coding sequence ATGCCCAAGGTGGCGAAGGGAGAGACACTGGTGGTCGGGCTCGGCGTATCGGGTCGTGCGATCTGCAGGCATCTGGCCCGCGAGGGGGTGCCCTTCATGGTGGCCGATACCCGTGAAGAACCACCGGGGCTCGACGCGTTCCGTGACGCCCACCCTGGCGTTGGCCTACATTGCGGGCCGCTCACGGCGCTCGACATGAGCGAGGCAGAGGAGATCGTGGTGAGCCCCGGCGTCGATCCCCATACGCCGGGCCTGGCCGAGAGGCAGGGGCATCGGCGCGCCAACGGGGAGCCGCTGGTGGTCGGCGAGATCGCTCTATTCGTGCGTGCGGCGCATGCCCCGATCGCCGCCATCACCGGCTCCAATGCCAAGTCCACGGTGACCACCCTGCTCGGCGACATGGCCGAGGCAGCCGACAAGCGGGTGGCGGTCGGCGGCAATCTTGGCACGCCGGCCCTGGATCTGCTGGTCGAGGTGCCAGAGGCGGAACTCTACGTGCTCGAGCTCTCCAGCTTCCAGCTCGAGACCACGCCCTGCCTGGGAGCCGAAACCGTCGCCTTTCTCAATCTGTCCGAGGATCACCTGGACCGGCATGGCGATATGGCCGGGTATCGAGCCGCCAAGCTCGGCATCTTTCGCGGTGCCCGGCACGCCGTGGTCAACGCCGAGGACCGCATGACCTGGCCGGATGCGCCGCTTCCGGCGATGGAGCGATTCACGACCCAGCCTCCCGAGGCGGGCGAGTGGGGCATTGCCAAGCGGGGCGGCCAGGACTGGCTGATGCATGACGGCACCGCGCTGATGGCGACTGCTGAACTGGGGCTGGCCGGTCGGCACAATCAGGCCAATGCCCTGGCGGCCCTGGCGATGGGCCACCATCTCGGGTTTTCGCTCGCGTCCATGTGCCAGGTACTGCGCCAGTTCAAGGGCTTGGCCCATCGCAGCGAAGTACTCGCCGATATCGATGGCGTGCGCTGGATCAATGACTCCAAGGGGACCAATGTCGGTGCGACGCTTGCCGCCATTGCCGGGCTGGGCCCGGCTCAGCCGGGACGGATCGTGCTGTTGGCCGGTGGCGTGGGCAAGGGAGCCGACTTCGCGCCGCTGGCCGGGCCCATGGCCCGCTATGGGCGCGAGGCGATCCTGTTCGGTACCGATGCCCCCCGGCTTGCCGCCGCTCTGGAAGACAGTGTGGCCGTAACCCGGGTAGCCGACCTCGAGGCCGCCATGCAGCGCGCGCGAAAGATCGCCGAACCGGGCGATTGTGTGCTGCTCTCGCCGGCTTGCGCGAGTCTCGATCAGTTTCCCAATTACCTGGCCCGTGGCGAGGCATTTCGGCAGTGGGTCCAGCGTCTCGTCGAGGAGGGCGGACATGGCTAG
- the mraY gene encoding phospho-N-acetylmuramoyl-pentapeptide-transferase produces the protein MLLFLADFLAQYQSAFNVFNYLTLRMILGTMTALLLCLWLGPWMIRRLVERQIGQAVRDDGPQSHLSKAGTPTMGGAMILMSIAVGTLLWADLSNRFVWIVLVVTLGFGAIGWVDDYRKVVEKNPRGLPARWKYFWQSVFGLGTALMLYLTATSPAETSLIVPMFKDIVLPLGVFYVVLTYLVIVGSSNAVNLTDGLDGLAIMPTVMVAMGLAIFAYASGNAVFANYLQIPNIVGAGELAVFCATIAGAGLGFLWFNTYPAQVFMGDVGALALGAALGVVAVIVRQEIVLFIMGGIFVLETISVILQVGSYKLTGRRIFRMAPLHHHYELKGWPEPRVIVRFWIITVVLVLVGLATLKVR, from the coding sequence ATGCTGCTTTTTCTGGCTGATTTTCTGGCGCAGTATCAGAGCGCCTTCAATGTCTTCAATTACCTGACCCTGCGCATGATCCTGGGCACCATGACGGCCCTGCTGCTGTGCCTGTGGCTGGGCCCATGGATGATCCGCCGCCTGGTCGAACGGCAGATCGGTCAGGCGGTACGCGACGACGGCCCGCAATCGCACCTGTCCAAGGCCGGTACGCCGACCATGGGCGGCGCCATGATCCTGATGTCGATCGCCGTTGGCACGCTGCTGTGGGCCGACCTGAGCAATCGCTTCGTGTGGATCGTGCTGGTGGTGACGCTGGGCTTCGGGGCGATCGGCTGGGTCGACGATTACCGCAAGGTAGTCGAGAAAAATCCCCGTGGCCTGCCGGCGCGCTGGAAGTACTTCTGGCAGTCGGTGTTCGGCCTCGGTACGGCCCTGATGCTCTACCTGACGGCAACCAGTCCGGCGGAAACCAGCCTGATCGTACCCATGTTCAAGGACATCGTGCTCCCGCTGGGCGTGTTCTATGTCGTGCTCACCTATCTGGTGATCGTGGGCAGTTCCAACGCCGTGAATCTCACCGATGGTCTCGACGGTTTGGCCATCATGCCCACCGTCATGGTCGCCATGGGGTTGGCGATCTTCGCTTACGCCAGCGGTAACGCGGTATTCGCCAACTATCTGCAGATTCCCAACATCGTCGGAGCCGGTGAGCTGGCGGTGTTCTGTGCCACCATTGCCGGGGCCGGACTCGGCTTCCTGTGGTTCAATACCTATCCGGCCCAAGTCTTCATGGGCGATGTCGGTGCGCTGGCGCTGGGCGCGGCGCTGGGCGTAGTCGCCGTCATCGTGCGTCAGGAGATCGTGCTTTTCATCATGGGCGGCATCTTCGTGCTGGAAACCATTTCGGTGATCCTGCAAGTCGGCTCCTACAAGCTGACCGGGCGGCGTATCTTCCGCATGGCGCCGTTGCATCACCATTATGAACTCAAGGGTTGGCCGGAGCCGCGGGTCATCGTGCGCTTCTGGATCATCACCGTGGTATTGGTGCTGGTCGGCCTGGCCACGCTGAAGGTTCGCTAA
- a CDS encoding UDP-N-acetylmuramoyl-tripeptide--D-alanyl-D-alanine ligase → MSDSGLQTLTAVAEALGVTAPDQDISLDDIVSDTRRLSRGSLFVALRGMRFDAHDFITQAREAGASAALVEQRVDDPLPQLVVPDTRLALGLLGRARRRAWGGPLVAVTGNSGKTSVKELLARLLGQRGKTLATLGNLNNDIGAPITLLRLGTEHRQAVLELGANHLGEIAWTAALAEPQVAVITNVTGAHVGEFGGMGQIAQAKAEILAGLGRDGVAVLNRDDAYFPVWARLAAPREVLDFGFSQESRVRAIELACDVLGRYAFTLVVDGRQVGRVQLALLGRHNVANALAAAAAALALGLDNEQLLTGLAAAAPMPGRLSPLQGIRECRLLDDSYNANPGAVNAALALLTELPGPRWCLLGAMGELGEDSERLHAEVGHYARKLGIDVLLTCGGPALAASQAFGDDGCHFNDHEALTRHVLNHLPTGASVLIKGSRSAGMERVVAALRADASR, encoded by the coding sequence ATGAGCGATTCAGGCCTGCAGACCCTGACTGCCGTTGCCGAGGCACTCGGCGTGACGGCGCCCGACCAGGACATCTCGCTGGACGATATCGTCAGCGATACGCGTCGGTTATCCCGCGGGAGCCTGTTCGTGGCGCTGCGCGGCATGCGTTTCGATGCCCACGACTTCATCACCCAGGCGCGCGAGGCGGGAGCGTCAGCGGCGCTGGTCGAGCAGCGCGTCGACGACCCGCTGCCGCAGCTGGTTGTACCGGATACCCGCCTGGCGCTGGGTCTGCTCGGGCGGGCTCGGCGCCGTGCCTGGGGTGGCCCGCTGGTGGCTGTCACGGGCAACAGCGGCAAGACCAGTGTCAAGGAGTTGTTGGCCCGGCTCCTCGGTCAGCGCGGCAAGACCCTGGCCACCTTGGGTAATCTCAACAACGACATCGGCGCACCGATCACCCTGCTGAGGCTTGGCACCGAGCACCGCCAGGCGGTACTGGAGCTGGGTGCCAACCATCTCGGCGAGATTGCCTGGACCGCGGCCCTGGCCGAACCGCAAGTCGCCGTTATCACCAATGTCACCGGTGCCCACGTGGGCGAGTTCGGCGGCATGGGCCAGATCGCCCAGGCCAAGGCCGAGATACTCGCCGGCCTGGGTCGTGACGGGGTGGCAGTGCTCAACCGCGACGACGCCTACTTTCCGGTCTGGGCACGGCTGGCCGCACCGCGCGAGGTGCTGGACTTCGGTTTTAGCCAGGAAAGCCGTGTGCGGGCCATCGAGCTGGCCTGCGACGTCCTGGGGCGCTATGCTTTCACGCTTGTCGTGGATGGTCGCCAAGTTGGCCGGGTACAGCTCGCCCTGCTGGGGCGGCATAATGTCGCCAACGCGTTGGCGGCCGCGGCGGCAGCGCTGGCATTGGGGCTGGATAACGAGCAACTGCTGACGGGGTTGGCAGCGGCGGCACCGATGCCGGGGCGGCTGAGTCCGCTGCAAGGCATTCGTGAGTGCCGCCTGTTGGACGACAGTTACAATGCCAATCCAGGAGCGGTCAATGCAGCGCTTGCGCTTCTGACCGAGCTGCCCGGCCCCAGGTGGTGTCTGCTGGGCGCCATGGGTGAACTGGGGGAAGACTCGGAACGACTGCATGCGGAAGTTGGCCATTACGCACGGAAATTGGGGATCGACGTGCTGTTGACCTGTGGGGGTCCGGCCTTGGCCGCGAGCCAGGCTTTCGGCGACGACGGGTGTCATTTCAACGATCACGAGGCGCTGACGCGCCATGTCCTGAACCATCTGCCCACCGGTGCCAGCGTACTGATCAAGGGTTCGCGCAGTGCTGGCATGGAGCGGGTGGTGGCGGCGCTACGAGCTGACGCATCAAGGTGA
- a CDS encoding UDP-N-acetylmuramoyl-L-alanyl-D-glutamate--2,6-diaminopimelate ligase encodes MQVNVSRLQASLRRCWPRQAMPVLSGGSSVRLVLDSRQIAPGDVFVAVPGVSGDGRAFLTEAFRSGAVQVLYHLEPDEALPESMQGQPVLGLPFLRQRLGELGRLLFAVPDALELIGVTGTNGKSSVTHYIAELSETLGRKAGLIGTLGVGRPGRLEDTGLTTPGPLTLQAALGEMAAVGIDRIAMEVSSHALEQGRLDGGQVTAAVFTNLSRDHLDYHGSMAAYAAAKARLFRRSELTLAVINANDPLARLMLAGLPEGVRVLAVGDDTAATLRVIDWQPNRNGQLALVATPQGERSLELPLMGRFNLDNVLLAIATLHGLGESLDTLFDAAPRLTPVPGRMQRVGRSGRPTVIVDYAHTPEALENALGALREHLPGDGRLWCLFGCGGDRDSGKRPQMGAAAECHADRLVITDDNPRSEDPDRIREQILAGVSAGARPRTEIIAGRSEAIAHAVGKAEDKDVILIAGKGHEPYQEIAGVRHAFSDIAEAEAALARREVIQ; translated from the coding sequence ATGCAGGTAAACGTTTCCCGTCTCCAGGCGTCGCTGCGCCGCTGCTGGCCCAGACAGGCGATGCCGGTTCTCTCCGGCGGTTCCTCGGTACGTCTGGTGCTCGACAGCCGCCAGATTGCGCCAGGAGACGTTTTCGTGGCGGTACCCGGCGTGTCCGGTGACGGCCGTGCCTTCCTGACCGAGGCCTTCCGATCGGGAGCCGTACAGGTGCTCTACCATCTTGAGCCAGACGAGGCGCTTCCCGAGTCGATGCAAGGACAGCCGGTCCTTGGTCTGCCTTTCCTGCGCCAGCGCCTGGGTGAACTGGGGCGCTTGCTCTTTGCGGTGCCCGATGCGCTGGAGCTGATTGGCGTGACCGGGACCAATGGCAAGAGTTCGGTGACGCATTACATTGCCGAACTGAGTGAGACTCTTGGCCGCAAGGCAGGCCTCATCGGGACGCTCGGAGTAGGTCGGCCCGGACGCCTCGAGGATACGGGCCTGACGACGCCGGGTCCGTTGACGCTGCAGGCAGCTCTCGGCGAGATGGCGGCAGTCGGCATCGACCGCATCGCCATGGAGGTCTCATCCCATGCGCTGGAGCAAGGGCGCCTCGATGGCGGCCAAGTCACCGCGGCTGTATTCACCAACCTGAGCCGCGACCACTTGGACTATCACGGTAGTATGGCGGCCTATGCCGCCGCCAAGGCGCGCCTCTTTCGCCGCTCCGAGCTGACCCTCGCTGTGATAAACGCCAATGACCCGCTGGCCCGCCTGATGCTGGCGGGGTTGCCTGAAGGCGTACGCGTACTGGCGGTCGGCGACGATACGGCAGCGACGCTGCGGGTGATCGACTGGCAGCCCAATCGCAACGGACAACTGGCCCTGGTGGCGACCCCGCAGGGCGAGCGTTCGCTCGAACTTCCGCTGATGGGGCGCTTCAATCTCGATAATGTCCTGCTGGCTATCGCCACTCTGCATGGCTTGGGTGAATCGCTAGACACGCTGTTCGATGCGGCTCCGCGGCTGACACCGGTGCCGGGGCGCATGCAGCGAGTGGGACGTTCCGGCCGGCCGACTGTGATCGTCGACTATGCACATACTCCCGAAGCACTGGAGAATGCCCTGGGCGCGCTGCGTGAGCACCTGCCCGGCGATGGCCGGCTGTGGTGTCTGTTCGGCTGTGGAGGCGACCGCGACAGCGGCAAGCGCCCACAGATGGGGGCGGCCGCCGAGTGCCATGCCGATAGGTTGGTGATCACCGACGACAACCCCCGAAGCGAGGACCCGGACCGAATACGCGAGCAGATACTCGCCGGCGTCTCGGCCGGGGCCAGGCCGCGTACTGAAATCATCGCTGGGCGAAGCGAAGCCATCGCCCACGCCGTGGGAAAGGCTGAAGACAAGGATGTGATACTGATCGCCGGCAAGGGCCATGAGCCCTATCAGGAGATCGCCGGCGTGCGCCATGCCTTCAGCGACATCGCCGAGGCCGAGGCCGCTCTGGCGCGACGCGAGGTAATCCAATGA
- a CDS encoding peptidoglycan D,D-transpeptidase FtsI family protein, producing the protein MSTDVRSGVTPRRRSPMAPMGGLRYGVVLGAVILGLLLLTGRIVTLHVLDRPFLQGQGDARTLRTESLTAHRGMITDRNGEPLAISTPVVTLWANPQEVPEDRIQRLMLAQALGMTLDDLDARLERFAEREFMFLRRQLTPVAAQRVLDLRVPGVYAQHEYKRYYPAGEVVAQLLGVTNVDDAGQEGLELAYQPYLAGTPGQRRVLKDRRGRLVRDLEILREAQPGGELTLSIDQRLQYMAYRELKAAVAENEADGGVVVMMDARTGEVLAMANQPSYNPNNRAGLDPRGLRNQAIVDVFEPGSVMKPLAMAAIMESGHFDSDVVVDTSPGWMRIDRFTIRDIRNYGELDLAGILEKSSNIGMSKLVLELDEPLVPDLYRRLGFGQSTETGFPGEAVGHMPSPVRWSSSQWAALSYGYGLSVSALQLASAYTALANDGVRMAPSLLKLDEAPQGTPTIDPQVAHELLRIMERSVQPSTGGRRAAVPGYRVAGKTGTVRKTSSQGYEDNAYRSLFAGIAPVSDPRIVTIVMIDNPKAGEYYGGAVAAPVFSRVTGSALRLLDVPPDQRAR; encoded by the coding sequence ATGAGCACGGACGTCCGCAGCGGGGTGACGCCGCGTCGCCGGTCGCCCATGGCTCCGATGGGTGGGCTGCGCTATGGCGTTGTGCTGGGCGCGGTGATCCTCGGTTTGTTGCTGTTGACCGGTCGCATCGTGACCTTGCACGTCCTCGACCGGCCGTTTCTTCAGGGGCAGGGCGATGCGCGTACTCTGCGCACCGAATCGTTGACTGCTCACCGCGGCATGATCACCGATCGCAACGGCGAACCGCTGGCGATCTCCACGCCGGTCGTGACGCTCTGGGCCAACCCCCAGGAGGTGCCGGAGGATCGTATTCAACGTCTGATGCTGGCGCAGGCACTGGGCATGACGCTGGACGATCTCGACGCCCGGCTGGAGCGTTTTGCCGAGCGCGAATTCATGTTTCTGCGGCGCCAGCTGACCCCCGTGGCCGCCCAGCGGGTCCTCGATCTGCGCGTGCCGGGGGTCTACGCCCAGCATGAGTACAAGCGCTACTATCCGGCCGGCGAGGTGGTCGCCCAACTGCTGGGCGTGACCAACGTGGACGACGCGGGCCAGGAGGGATTGGAGCTCGCCTACCAGCCCTATCTGGCCGGCACCCCGGGTCAACGTCGGGTGCTCAAGGATCGTCGCGGGCGCTTGGTGCGCGATCTGGAAATCCTGCGCGAGGCCCAGCCGGGCGGCGAGCTGACCCTGTCCATCGACCAGCGCCTTCAGTACATGGCCTACCGTGAGCTGAAGGCGGCGGTCGCGGAAAACGAGGCCGATGGCGGCGTCGTGGTGATGATGGACGCCCGTACCGGCGAGGTGCTGGCCATGGCCAATCAGCCCTCCTACAACCCCAACAACCGCGCCGGTCTTGATCCGCGCGGTTTGCGCAACCAGGCTATCGTCGACGTCTTCGAGCCGGGTTCGGTGATGAAGCCGCTGGCCATGGCGGCGATCATGGAGAGCGGTCACTTCGACAGCGATGTGGTGGTCGATACGTCGCCGGGCTGGATGCGCATCGATCGTTTCACGATTCGCGACATCCGCAACTATGGCGAGCTCGACCTGGCCGGCATCTTGGAGAAGTCGTCGAACATCGGCATGTCCAAGCTGGTACTCGAGCTCGACGAACCGCTGGTTCCCGACCTCTACCGGCGGCTCGGCTTCGGCCAGAGCACCGAAACCGGCTTTCCCGGCGAGGCTGTCGGGCACATGCCGTCGCCGGTACGCTGGTCTAGCAGCCAATGGGCGGCACTGTCGTATGGCTATGGCCTGTCGGTTTCCGCGCTGCAACTGGCGAGCGCCTACACGGCGCTGGCCAACGATGGCGTGCGCATGGCGCCTTCGCTGCTCAAACTGGATGAGGCTCCGCAGGGAACGCCGACCATCGATCCACAGGTGGCTCATGAGCTGTTGCGAATCATGGAGCGCTCCGTTCAGCCGAGCACAGGCGGCCGGCGAGCGGCAGTGCCGGGCTACCGGGTGGCTGGCAAGACCGGTACCGTACGCAAGACCTCGTCGCAAGGCTACGAGGATAATGCCTATCGCAGCCTTTTCGCCGGCATCGCTCCCGTCTCCGACCCGCGAATCGTTACGATCGTCATGATCGATAACCCCAAGGCCGGCGAGTACTACGGCGGTGCCGTGGCGGCACCGGTGTTCTCGCGGGTCACCGGCAGCGCCTTGCGGCTTCTCGATGTGCCGCCGGACCAGCGTGCAAGATGA
- the ftsL gene encoding cell division protein FtsL: MAQGRLSPRLMRVAWRPARLPSGRLLLVLGLLLACLASATAVISTSHQTRMQYVRLQQLERERDQLQTEWGQLLLEESAWSSPARIERLAVERLEMRLPHVDEVEVIRP, from the coding sequence ATGGCGCAAGGACGGTTGTCTCCTCGATTGATGCGCGTTGCCTGGCGGCCGGCTCGGCTACCGAGCGGGCGCCTGCTGCTGGTGCTGGGCCTGCTGCTGGCTTGCCTGGCCAGTGCCACGGCGGTGATCAGTACCAGCCACCAGACCCGTATGCAATATGTGCGGCTGCAGCAGCTCGAGCGTGAGCGTGACCAGTTGCAGACGGAATGGGGTCAACTGCTGCTCGAAGAGAGCGCCTGGTCGTCACCGGCGCGCATTGAGCGACTGGCCGTCGAACGCCTCGAGATGCGTCTGCCTCACGTCGATGAAGTCGAGGTCATCAGACCATGA
- the rsmH gene encoding 16S rRNA (cytosine(1402)-N(4))-methyltransferase RsmH translates to MPPSAAESSRHGFRHASVLLDGAVDALVHDAGGTYLDGTFGRGGHSRAILERLSPEGRLLAIDRDPQAVAAAGSLSDSRFTIEQGEFANLGDIARRHGLHGKLDGVLLDIGVSSPQLDDPERGFSFLRDGPLDMRMDPSQGESAADWLARAREADIAHVFKAYGEERFAKRLARAVVTRRAEQPFLRTGDLAAVLKAAHPAWEKGKHPATRAFQALRIHVNGELEQLDMALLAALEALAPGGHLVVISFHSLEDRRVKRFIREHVRGDTDLPRGMPVREEQLAKRLAMLGKAQRATPEEVEANPRARSAVMRAARKLT, encoded by the coding sequence ATGCCGCCATCCGCAGCTGAATCGAGCCGACATGGCTTTCGTCATGCCAGCGTGCTGCTGGACGGTGCCGTGGATGCGCTCGTTCACGACGCCGGCGGGACCTATCTGGACGGCACCTTCGGCCGTGGCGGTCACTCGCGTGCCATTCTCGAGCGGCTGAGCCCAGAGGGTCGCCTGCTTGCCATCGATCGCGACCCCCAGGCCGTTGCCGCGGCGGGGTCGCTGAGTGATTCCCGCTTCACCATCGAGCAGGGCGAGTTCGCCAACCTGGGCGATATCGCGCGACGCCATGGCTTGCATGGAAAGCTTGACGGAGTGCTGCTGGACATCGGTGTTTCGTCGCCGCAGCTGGACGACCCCGAGCGAGGTTTCAGTTTCCTGCGTGACGGCCCTCTCGACATGCGAATGGACCCGAGTCAGGGCGAGAGTGCCGCCGACTGGCTGGCCCGTGCCCGTGAGGCAGATATCGCGCATGTCTTCAAGGCCTATGGCGAGGAGCGCTTCGCCAAACGCTTGGCGCGGGCCGTGGTCACGCGCCGCGCGGAACAGCCCTTCCTGCGTACCGGCGACCTGGCCGCTGTGCTCAAGGCGGCCCATCCCGCCTGGGAGAAGGGTAAACACCCCGCAACGCGCGCTTTCCAGGCCCTGCGTATTCACGTCAATGGCGAGCTGGAACAGCTGGACATGGCGCTGTTGGCAGCGTTGGAAGCCTTGGCGCCGGGCGGTCACTTGGTGGTGATCAGCTTCCATTCGCTGGAGGATCGCCGGGTCAAGCGTTTCATCCGTGAACATGTGCGCGGCGATACCGATTTGCCGCGAGGCATGCCGGTACGGGAGGAGCAACTCGCCAAGCGTCTGGCGATGCTGGGCAAGGCTCAGCGGGCCACACCGGAAGAGGTCGAAGCCAACCCACGCGCACGTAGCGCGGTGATGCGCGCTGCACGCAAGCTGACGTGA